TGCTCTCCGCAAACTCCGGCCGGAAATCGCGTCTGCCGTCAAAAAAAGATGTCAGGAATGCGCGTGCCTCGCGTTGTCTTTCGTATATTACGACCCGTTCCTTCATATTCTCCCTTCAGCAAAGGTTTTCCTGCGTCGTACCCATTTTAGCAGATTTTCCCTGCCAAGGGTATTCACGACGTCCTTCTTCTCGAGCCATCCCCTCCTTGCCAGAGAGACGCCGTAAATCATGAAGTCGAACTGATTTGTCACGTGGGTATCAGTATTAATCACGACGGGGATCCCCATCTCCTTCGCCCTTCTGGCGTAAACGTCGTTGATGTCGAGCCTCAGGGGATAGGCATTGATCTCCAATGCCGTTCCGGTCTCCCTTGCTGCCGCGAAGACCTGCTCCATATCGAGTTCATAGGCGTCCCGCTCACCGATGAGCCTCCCTGTCGGATGGGCAATTGCCGTGACATAGGGGTTTCTTATCGCAGAGATGAGGCGTTTTGTGAGCTGGTCTCTTGTCTGCCTGAAGCCGGAATGGATTGATGCCACAACGATGTCGAGCTGCCTGAGAACGGAATCCGGCAGATCCAGGGTATAATCGCTCCGTATGTCGACCTCTGCACCGGTGAAAAGTCTGAAGCCCTTCAGTCGCCTGTTGATCGCCTGTATCTCCTTCACTTCCTCTTGGATCTTCTCTTCGTTCAGACCCCGTGCAACGCCAAGCCCCTTGGTATGGTCGGTAATGGCGAGGTATTCATAGCCCTTGGCCCTTGCGGCCTCGATGAGTTCCTCAAGGGTGTGGCTTCCGTCGCTCCTCTTCGTATGGACATGGAGGTCTCCCCGTATGTCGCCGAGTTCCACCAGCCTTGGCAATCTCCCTTCGAGGGCCGCCTCTATCTCCCCCGTATCCTCTCTCAGCTCAGGAGGTATGTAAGGCAGGCCGAGAAGCCGGTAAAGATCTCCCTCCTTCTCTCCACCGAGCCTCTTCTTGTCCGATTCCCTGAATATCCCATACTCGTTTACCTTCAGCCCTGCCTTAACGGCCATCTCCCTGAGTCGGATATTATGAGCCTTGCTGCCCGTGAAATACGCAAGGGCAGCGCCGAGAGATTCCTCTTCAACGACCCTAAGGTCGACCTGAATGCCGTCGGCGATAACGATACTCGACTTTGTCGGACCGTGCATAAGCACCTCTCTTACCCCAGGAAGATGAGTAAAGACATGCATGACCTCCTGAGGGTCTTCGGAAGTGACAAGGATGTCGATATCTTTGATCGTTTCTTTCCACCTTCTGAGGCTCCCTGCAAGATGGAGCTCCCTGACAGGGGCCTTTTTCCGAAGATGTTCAACGATGTCATTTCCCACGGGAAGCACCCTTCCGAGGGGGTGTCTCTCTTTACCCCTTCTGAGCATCTCTATGCCCTTGAGAATGTTCGCCTCGGTCTTCTCCTTTATCCCGGGGAGGCCCGTCAGTCTGTGTTCCCTGGCAAGGCGTTCGAGATCGTCAATATCCTTTATCTCCAGCTTTTCGTTGAGGAGTTT
The nucleotide sequence above comes from Thermodesulfovibrionales bacterium. Encoded proteins:
- the polX gene encoding DNA polymerase/3'-5' exonuclease PolX, producing MINRQIADIFNEVADILDIQGENVFRVRAYRRAAQNIDGLPTDVARMTEKDLLEIPGIGHDLAAKIGEFVATGKIAAYEELRREVPEGLSLLLSVPGLGPKTAKLLNEKLEIKDIDDLERLAREHRLTGLPGIKEKTEANILKGIEMLRRGKERHPLGRVLPVGNDIVEHLRKKAPVRELHLAGSLRRWKETIKDIDILVTSEDPQEVMHVFTHLPGVREVLMHGPTKSSIVIADGIQVDLRVVEEESLGAALAYFTGSKAHNIRLREMAVKAGLKVNEYGIFRESDKKRLGGEKEGDLYRLLGLPYIPPELREDTGEIEAALEGRLPRLVELGDIRGDLHVHTKRSDGSHTLEELIEAARAKGYEYLAITDHTKGLGVARGLNEEKIQEEVKEIQAINRRLKGFRLFTGAEVDIRSDYTLDLPDSVLRQLDIVVASIHSGFRQTRDQLTKRLISAIRNPYVTAIAHPTGRLIGERDAYELDMEQVFAAARETGTALEINAYPLRLDINDVYARRAKEMGIPVVINTDTHVTNQFDFMIYGVSLARRGWLEKKDVVNTLGRENLLKWVRRRKTFAEGRI